A window from Deltaproteobacteria bacterium encodes these proteins:
- a CDS encoding FAD-dependent oxidoreductase, producing the protein MAKFDFDIGIIGGGAAGLTVTAGAAQLGARTLLLEREEHLGGDCLHYGCVPSKTLIRTAQIYHAIRRAPEFGLPKVEVPRVNFRDVAARIQQVIAAVQQHDSRERFCQLGARVEIGRARFTDEHTVQVDGKKYTAKTWVIATGSSPARPPIDGLQSTPFITNREIFSLEQLPESLLIVGGGPIAIEMAQAFSRLGSTVTVVQRSGQILTREDRDLADEVMQILGQEGVRFYLDSTVLGVRNAGNRRQLTIRDNRNEEVELYGDTILVATGRQANVAGLDLKGLGIEFTHQGITVDRRLRTTHKHIYAAGDVTGRYQFTHAAGYEGGIVVSNAIFRLPRKVNYTLLPWCTYTDPELASMGMNEKAAAAAGVKYSLWVEEFRNNDRSLAEGETRGKIKLVLDEKEKPIGVQILGPQAGELLSEWVAALHGKVKLATLAAAMHPYPTLAEINKKVAAAFFSTKIFSDRVKKGLQFFFSLKGRACGDTVACEK; encoded by the coding sequence ATGGCAAAATTCGATTTCGATATAGGCATAATCGGCGGCGGGGCAGCTGGTCTGACTGTAACTGCTGGGGCGGCACAGCTGGGCGCCAGGACACTTCTGCTGGAGCGGGAGGAGCACCTGGGCGGCGACTGCCTGCACTATGGCTGTGTTCCAAGCAAGACCCTGATCCGGACTGCGCAAATCTATCATGCCATAAGAAGAGCCCCGGAATTTGGTTTGCCCAAGGTAGAGGTCCCTCGGGTAAACTTCAGGGATGTGGCCGCCAGAATTCAACAGGTGATTGCCGCCGTGCAGCAGCATGACTCTCGCGAGAGATTCTGCCAGCTCGGGGCAAGAGTTGAAATTGGCAGGGCCAGGTTTACTGACGAACACACCGTGCAGGTAGATGGCAAAAAGTACACGGCGAAGACCTGGGTGATTGCCACAGGTTCATCTCCAGCCAGGCCGCCAATTGATGGTCTGCAAAGCACGCCATTTATCACTAACCGAGAAATTTTCTCGCTCGAGCAACTGCCAGAGTCGCTGCTGATCGTGGGTGGCGGGCCCATTGCCATTGAGATGGCCCAGGCTTTCAGCCGTCTGGGCAGCACGGTAACGGTTGTGCAGAGAAGCGGCCAGATCCTGACCAGAGAAGACAGAGATCTGGCTGATGAGGTGATGCAGATTCTTGGCCAGGAGGGAGTGAGGTTTTATCTGGATTCCACTGTACTTGGCGTCAGAAATGCTGGCAACAGACGGCAGCTGACCATAAGAGACAATCGCAACGAGGAAGTCGAGCTCTACGGGGACACCATTCTGGTTGCCACCGGCAGGCAGGCCAATGTTGCTGGCCTAGACCTGAAGGGACTCGGCATAGAATTCACACACCAGGGGATCACGGTGGACAGGCGACTGCGCACGACGCACAAGCATATCTATGCGGCAGGCGATGTCACAGGCCGCTACCAGTTCACCCACGCTGCCGGCTACGAGGGCGGCATAGTGGTGAGCAACGCCATTTTCAGATTGCCCCGGAAGGTAAACTATACTCTTCTTCCCTGGTGCACCTATACGGACCCAGAACTTGCCAGCATGGGTATGAATGAGAAGGCGGCTGCTGCGGCAGGGGTCAAGTACTCCCTGTGGGTGGAGGAATTCAGGAACAATGACCGCAGCCTGGCAGAGGGAGAGACCAGGGGGAAGATCAAACTCGTTCTCGACGAAAAGGAAAAGCCAATAGGGGTGCAGATCCTGGGGCCGCAGGCAGGTGAACTGCTCAGCGAGTGGGTGGCCGCTCTGCACGGCAAGGTAAAGCTTGCTACGCTCGCTGCAGCAATGCATCCGTATCCCACCCTGGCTGAGATCAACAAGAAGGTTGCGGCAGCTTTTTTCAGTACCAAGATATTCTCCGACCGGGTGAAAAAGGGTTTGCAATTCTTTTTCAGCCTCAAGGGGAGAGCATGCGGCGACACGGTGGCTTGTGAAAAGTGA
- a CDS encoding transposase — protein MPRTARIDVPGLLHHVIIRGIERREIFRKDRDREDFIQRLEVLCPETKTSCYAWAFLSNHAHFLFRTGTVPLATLMRRLLTGYVIGFNRRHGRHGQLFQNRYKSIVCQEDAYLLELVRYLHLNPVRAGIVKTLDELKNYRYSGHSSLMGEIERQWQDNDYVLGYFARKKTQARIEYESYVEQGFRQGRRKELTGGGLIRSLGGWTEERKMLKDRDHVMSDERILGDPDFVDAVISQSEEQYERRYELRRRGYDLNRLAERVAEVLDMEPHEVFSRGRQVQKVKARSLLCFWAARELGISHTELARKLTMSLAGIGFSVQRGEAIARDGNYELLD, from the coding sequence ATGCCTAGAACAGCACGAATTGATGTTCCAGGGCTTCTACATCATGTAATTATTCGTGGTATAGAGCGCCGGGAAATATTCCGCAAAGACAGAGACCGGGAAGATTTTATCCAAAGGCTCGAGGTGCTCTGCCCTGAGACCAAGACGAGCTGTTATGCGTGGGCTTTTCTGTCTAATCATGCCCACTTTCTTTTTCGCACTGGAACGGTTCCACTGGCCACACTCATGAGGAGGCTTCTCACTGGCTATGTGATTGGCTTTAACCGTCGTCATGGACGTCATGGCCAGTTGTTTCAGAACCGCTACAAGTCCATTGTCTGCCAGGAAGACGCTTATCTTCTCGAACTAGTACGGTATCTCCACTTGAATCCTGTTAGGGCAGGCATTGTAAAAACCCTTGATGAATTAAAAAACTACAGATATAGCGGCCATAGTTCTCTCATGGGCGAGATCGAAAGGCAGTGGCAGGACAACGATTATGTTCTCGGCTATTTTGCAAGAAAGAAGACGCAAGCAAGAATAGAATATGAATCCTACGTTGAACAAGGCTTCAGACAGGGCCGCAGAAAAGAACTGACAGGTGGCGGATTGATAAGGAGTCTTGGTGGTTGGACTGAAGAGCGGAAGATGTTGAAAGATCGTGATCATGTGATGAGCGATGAGCGAATTCTGGGCGATCCGGATTTTGTCGATGCAGTTATCTCACAATCTGAAGAACAATATGAGCGGAGGTATGAACTCAGAAGGCGAGGATACGACCTGAATCGTCTTGCCGAAAGGGTTGCAGAAGTCCTGGATATGGAACCGCATGAAGTTTTTTCGAGAGGACGGCAGGTGCAAAAAGTAAAGGCAAGGAGTCTGCTCTGTTTTTGGGCCGCACGAGAGCTGGGAATCTCGCATACAGAGTTGGCCAGGAAGTTGACCATGAGTCTTGCCGGTATTGGTTTTTCGGTGCAAAGGGGGGAGGCAATAGCCAGAGATGGCAACTATGAACTGCTAGATTAA
- a CDS encoding TVP38/TMEM64 family protein: protein MIQEAIAKPQSSRRRAILKVSFLALFIVTALIIVRFTSIRDYLTADSLQYFLDRTGFWAPVAFIIVYAVGVCLFVPGTVLTGLGAAIFGPYWGFLYVWLGAMAGATMAFFISWSLGREFASSLAGNRLRKYDEAIERNGFATVLYLRLVYFPFTPMNFGMGLTRVRFWDYFFGTGLGIVVGTFIFTFFIGNLREIWARGDWSALFSVKIFFSVALFIFSFFIPKIIKRIKKEDKQITS from the coding sequence TTGATACAGGAAGCCATAGCAAAACCTCAGTCAAGCCGCAGGCGGGCAATCCTGAAGGTGTCCTTTCTGGCTCTCTTCATAGTTACTGCTCTCATTATCGTGCGGTTCACGTCCATAAGGGATTATCTCACGGCTGACTCTCTGCAGTATTTCCTTGACAGGACGGGTTTCTGGGCCCCGGTCGCCTTCATTATTGTCTATGCGGTGGGCGTCTGCCTCTTTGTTCCTGGTACAGTGCTCACTGGACTGGGAGCGGCAATTTTTGGGCCATACTGGGGCTTCCTTTATGTGTGGCTCGGTGCAATGGCCGGGGCTACAATGGCCTTTTTCATAAGCTGGAGCCTCGGCAGGGAGTTTGCCTCTTCCCTGGCCGGCAACAGGCTGAGGAAATACGATGAGGCCATTGAACGCAACGGCTTTGCCACGGTGCTCTACCTGCGGCTGGTCTATTTCCCCTTTACCCCGATGAATTTTGGCATGGGGCTGACAAGGGTGCGATTCTGGGACTACTTCTTCGGTACTGGCCTGGGAATCGTGGTGGGCACCTTTATTTTCACCTTTTTCATTGGCAACTTGAGGGAGATCTGGGCCCGGGGTGACTGGAGCGCGCTGTTTTCGGTAAAGATCTTCTTTTCAGTGGCGCTGTTCATTTTTTCCTTTTTCATCCCAAAGATCATCAAAAGAATAAAAAAAGAAGACAAGCAGATTACCTCTTGA
- a CDS encoding carboxymuconolactone decarboxylase family protein, translated as MQTYYHPGDLSKFEEVGEEAPELAKKFFDYYAAVFAEGELSEREKALIALAVAHTIQCPYCIDAYTQACLEKGSNLSEMTEAVHVAVAIRGGASLVHGVQMRNIAGKITM; from the coding sequence ATGCAGACTTACTATCATCCAGGAGACCTGTCCAAGTTTGAAGAAGTTGGCGAGGAAGCGCCGGAGCTGGCAAAGAAGTTTTTTGACTACTATGCAGCGGTATTTGCTGAGGGCGAGCTCAGTGAAAGGGAGAAGGCTCTCATTGCCCTGGCGGTTGCCCACACTATTCAATGTCCATATTGTATCGACGCATACACTCAGGCCTGTCTAGAGAAGGGCTCCAATTTGAGCGAGATGACGGAAGCGGTGCACGTGGCAGTGGCGATCCGCGGTGGAGCCTCCCTGGTCCATGGGGTGCAGATGCGCAATATCGCCGGAAAAATCACCATGTAG
- the arsS gene encoding arsenosugar biosynthesis radical SAM protein ArsS (Some members of this family are selenoproteins.), producing the protein MTDVWGRGRSYPAPFLQTLARHGLQLLRAETSILQVNVGLLCNQACRHCHLEAGPDRTEVMDRATANEIVAYAGRAGFRVVDITGGAVELNPHIVPFIGELARVVPRIMLRSNLTALADGSREHLMQVCQEHRVAIVASFPAVHQAQTEAQRGKGVFKKSIEVLQRLNAMGYGQPDSGLELDLVSNPVGAFLPGSQKEVEARFRQLLARKWGIVFNKLFSFANVPLGRYRQWLERSGNLESYLAKLVNSFNPCAVDGLMCRTLVSVSWQGYLYDCDFNLARGIYLGGKRVHVSELQQPPPAGSPIAVSDHCYTCTAGSGFT; encoded by the coding sequence ATGACCGATGTGTGGGGAAGAGGGCGATCATACCCGGCGCCTTTCCTGCAGACTCTGGCCCGTCATGGGCTGCAACTGCTGCGGGCAGAAACGAGCATTCTGCAGGTGAATGTGGGACTGCTCTGCAACCAGGCGTGTCGCCACTGTCATCTGGAAGCGGGACCTGATCGCACTGAGGTGATGGACCGGGCAACGGCAAACGAGATAGTGGCCTATGCCGGGCGTGCTGGATTCCGGGTCGTTGACATTACAGGAGGAGCAGTGGAGCTCAACCCGCACATAGTGCCCTTTATAGGAGAACTTGCCAGAGTCGTCCCCAGGATCATGCTGCGCTCCAATCTCACTGCACTTGCCGATGGCAGCAGAGAGCATCTCATGCAGGTTTGCCAGGAGCACCGGGTGGCGATTGTCGCCTCGTTTCCTGCAGTTCACCAGGCCCAGACAGAAGCACAACGCGGCAAAGGTGTGTTCAAGAAGTCCATCGAAGTCCTGCAAAGATTGAACGCCATGGGATACGGACAACCTGATTCAGGTCTGGAGCTCGATCTGGTCTCCAATCCGGTCGGTGCTTTTCTGCCAGGATCTCAGAAAGAAGTGGAAGCAAGGTTTCGCCAGCTCCTGGCTCGCAAATGGGGAATCGTTTTCAACAAGCTGTTTTCCTTTGCCAATGTTCCCCTGGGACGCTACCGCCAGTGGCTTGAGCGATCCGGGAACCTGGAGAGCTATCTGGCAAAGCTGGTAAACAGCTTCAATCCTTGTGCTGTAGATGGACTGATGTGCCGGACCCTGGTCTCCGTGTCCTGGCAGGGATATCTTTACGATTGTGATTTCAATCTTGCCAGGGGTATATACCTTGGGGGCAAGAGAGTCCACGTGTCAGAGCTGCAGCAGCCACCTCCGGCTGGCAGTCCTATTGCTGTCTCTGATCATTGCTATACCTGCACGGCTGGTTCAGGATTTACCTGA
- a CDS encoding aspartate kinase: MKVVKIGGSSLKDSGNIAHILDLIGKRGRGHIFVLSALNGVTDMLLASMSDALQNEGNIPGILGRLQEKHWRLAQQLAPGKERIRKIQRLMRPCFEELERFYYGLNFTREITPRLRDVISSYGEQLAVQLLFGLLGSRGVEVSYRLSQHIGLITDGKFGDSTVKLKQTAANLQDHLLPLVAKGRIVLLPGFYGISEDGDITTFGRGGSDYAAAAIAVALGADILEIWKDVPGFMSSDPKIVPEAQLIPALSYEEAAELSYFGARILHPRTVEPLRRSGLEIVIKSTMDPDGPGSVIKARSPRPKHVIKSVAYNAQVGIIKVHASGVGARPGILARVAARMTERGINIKSVVTSQTSITLLLASDDLEAGYRALQTLRPRPYRRLEKNDDVALVGIVGEGLARRKGIAARCFEAVANCGVNVEMISFGPSRVALYFLVRARDLHKTVAAIHSSFFSIPRCF; the protein is encoded by the coding sequence ATGAAGGTAGTCAAGATCGGCGGCTCGAGCCTGAAGGACAGCGGCAATATTGCCCATATCCTCGATCTCATTGGCAAGCGGGGTCGGGGCCACATTTTTGTGCTATCCGCCCTGAATGGTGTGACTGACATGCTCCTTGCCTCCATGAGCGACGCTTTGCAGAATGAAGGGAATATTCCAGGCATTCTCGGCAGACTGCAAGAAAAGCACTGGAGGTTGGCTCAACAACTGGCCCCGGGAAAGGAGAGAATAAGAAAGATCCAGCGCCTCATGAGGCCCTGCTTTGAGGAACTGGAGCGCTTCTACTACGGACTGAATTTCACCCGGGAGATTACGCCGAGACTGCGAGACGTGATCAGCAGCTATGGAGAACAACTGGCTGTGCAGCTGCTCTTCGGCCTTCTCGGCAGCAGAGGCGTGGAAGTGAGCTACCGTCTGTCGCAGCATATTGGTCTGATTACTGACGGCAAATTCGGTGATTCCACGGTGAAGCTCAAACAGACGGCGGCAAATCTGCAGGACCATTTGCTGCCCCTGGTGGCTAAGGGAAGAATTGTCCTGCTTCCTGGATTCTACGGCATAAGTGAAGACGGTGACATTACCACTTTTGGACGAGGTGGCAGTGATTACGCGGCGGCTGCCATCGCAGTGGCCCTGGGAGCGGACATTCTGGAGATCTGGAAAGATGTTCCAGGGTTCATGAGTTCTGATCCCAAAATTGTGCCGGAAGCGCAGCTCATTCCGGCGCTGTCCTACGAGGAAGCTGCGGAGCTGTCCTATTTCGGCGCCAGGATTCTCCATCCTCGCACTGTGGAGCCTCTGAGAAGATCTGGCCTGGAGATCGTCATCAAGAGCACCATGGACCCTGATGGCCCGGGCAGCGTCATCAAGGCGAGAAGCCCTCGCCCTAAACATGTGATCAAGAGCGTGGCCTATAATGCGCAGGTGGGTATTATCAAGGTTCACGCCTCCGGAGTGGGCGCTAGACCTGGAATCCTGGCCAGGGTTGCCGCCAGGATGACGGAGAGAGGCATCAACATCAAATCAGTGGTGACCTCCCAGACAAGCATTACCCTGCTGTTGGCGAGCGACGATCTGGAAGCTGGCTACCGCGCTTTGCAGACGCTGCGCCCCAGGCCTTATCGACGCCTGGAAAAAAACGATGATGTGGCCCTGGTGGGCATTGTGGGCGAGGGACTGGCCAGACGCAAGGGCATTGCGGCCAGGTGCTTCGAGGCGGTGGCCAACTGTGGCGTAAATGTGGAGATGATCTCTTTTGGTCCATCAAGGGTTGCCCTCTACTTTCTGGTGCGCGCCAGGGACCTGCACAAGACAGTGGCCGCCATTCACAGCAGTTTTTTTTCAATTCCCAGATGCTTCTAA